A genomic window from Arthrobacter sp. FW305-BF8 includes:
- a CDS encoding S8 family serine peptidase: protein MTRARARLRRTVSALLSAVLAGGIAASAVATAPAAQADSWRDKEYWLKEAGITKAWEVSKGANVKVAVIDSGVDGSHPDLKGVLAGGHDVSGAGAPNGEKSIGAKPEHGTLVATMLAGRGHQAPKKASSSAKPSPKATAAASKAMPDGIMGVAPEAQILSVSTWLGSENPGGKSDQDQIPEAVRWAVDNGAKVINISLGSTSPEWPQSWDAAFLYAEQKDVVIVAAAGNRVGGNVQVGAPATIPGVLTVAGLDRTGRASTDSSSQGISIGVAAPAEKLAGGLPGGSYAEWAGTSGATPIVSGVAALIRSKWPEMSAKQVINRIVSTAKDSGTPGKDPLYGFGVLNAEAALKDDVAETKANPLGSIAEWIRVHRRGNFATPAPEPTTAVPAPQATLPKATVPVAVPPSQLDSALPAAVVIGFGALFVAIIAAGAVQLRRVYRASGGGADEPETGAVTSVDPADRPS, encoded by the coding sequence ATGACCAGAGCAAGAGCCCGGCTTCGCCGGACGGTCTCGGCCCTTCTGTCCGCGGTGCTTGCCGGCGGCATCGCCGCGTCCGCCGTCGCCACCGCACCGGCCGCGCAGGCCGATTCCTGGCGGGACAAGGAGTACTGGCTCAAGGAAGCCGGCATCACCAAGGCCTGGGAAGTGTCCAAAGGCGCCAATGTGAAGGTCGCTGTGATCGACAGCGGCGTGGACGGAAGCCATCCGGACCTCAAGGGCGTGCTGGCCGGCGGCCACGACGTCTCGGGCGCCGGCGCCCCCAACGGTGAGAAGAGCATCGGTGCCAAGCCCGAGCACGGCACCCTCGTGGCCACCATGCTTGCGGGCCGCGGACACCAGGCACCGAAGAAGGCATCGTCCAGCGCCAAGCCCTCCCCGAAGGCCACCGCAGCGGCATCCAAAGCCATGCCGGACGGCATCATGGGCGTGGCACCAGAGGCGCAGATCCTCTCCGTCTCCACCTGGCTGGGTTCGGAGAATCCCGGCGGCAAGAGCGACCAGGACCAGATCCCCGAAGCTGTGCGCTGGGCGGTGGACAACGGCGCAAAGGTCATCAACATTTCGCTGGGCAGCACGTCGCCGGAGTGGCCGCAAAGCTGGGACGCCGCCTTTCTGTACGCCGAGCAGAAGGACGTGGTCATCGTGGCCGCGGCCGGTAACCGCGTCGGCGGCAACGTTCAGGTGGGGGCTCCGGCTACCATCCCCGGCGTGCTGACAGTCGCGGGCCTGGACCGGACCGGACGGGCGAGCACCGATTCCTCCTCCCAGGGCATCAGCATCGGCGTGGCCGCGCCGGCCGAGAAGCTAGCCGGCGGACTGCCCGGCGGCAGCTACGCGGAATGGGCCGGCACGTCCGGTGCCACCCCCATCGTCTCCGGCGTTGCGGCGCTGATCCGCTCCAAGTGGCCGGAGATGAGTGCCAAGCAGGTCATCAACAGGATCGTCTCCACCGCCAAGGACTCGGGCACGCCGGGCAAGGACCCGCTGTACGGCTTCGGTGTCCTCAATGCGGAGGCAGCGCTCAAGGACGACGTGGCCGAAACAAAGGCCAACCCGCTGGGTTCCATCGCGGAGTGGATCCGCGTCCACCGGCGCGGGAACTTTGCCACGCCCGCTCCCGAGCCGACCACCGCAGTCCCCGCCCCGCAGGCCACGCTGCCCAAGGCGACGGTGCCGGTCGCCGTGCCGCCGTCACAGCTGGACAGCGCGCTGCCGGCGGCAGTGGTCATCGGCTTCGGTGCACTCTTCGTGGCCATTATTGCGGCGGGCGCGGTTCAGTTGCGGCGGGTGTACCGTGCGTCCGGCGGGGGAGCGGACGAGCCGGAAACGGGTGCGGTGACGAGCGTGGATCCGGCAGACCGGCCGAGCTAG
- a CDS encoding MazG nucleotide pyrophosphohydrolase domain-containing protein has translation MGALTHESLVEYLLEEAYEVAETIETGADEAELKGELGDVLLQVVLHARLAEERGVFGFIDVARGLTEKMIRRNPHVFRPDGSLQDTFPATVEEIVLKWDAVKKAESPQRSTPFEGIPVALPALAQAQKTLDRGERAGLQAPEAERNPVVELVETRLAETIETEAELGELLLAVVRSARSRGFDAERALRGAVRHYQNRYPETSAPGS, from the coding sequence ATGGGCGCGCTCACCCACGAGTCGCTCGTGGAGTACCTGCTGGAGGAGGCCTATGAAGTGGCCGAGACCATCGAGACCGGCGCGGACGAGGCTGAACTGAAAGGCGAGCTGGGCGATGTGCTGCTCCAGGTGGTGCTGCACGCCCGGCTCGCCGAGGAACGGGGCGTGTTCGGCTTCATCGACGTCGCCCGCGGCCTCACCGAGAAGATGATCCGCCGCAACCCCCACGTGTTCCGTCCGGACGGATCCCTCCAGGACACCTTTCCTGCCACGGTGGAGGAGATCGTGCTCAAGTGGGATGCCGTGAAAAAGGCCGAAAGCCCGCAGCGCAGCACGCCCTTTGAGGGCATTCCGGTGGCTCTGCCTGCACTGGCCCAGGCGCAGAAAACCCTGGACCGGGGCGAGCGGGCCGGGCTGCAGGCCCCGGAGGCTGAACGAAACCCGGTGGTTGAGCTTGTCGAAACCAGGCTCGCCGAAACAATAGAAACCGAAGCCGAACTCGGCGAGCTGCTGCTCGCCGTCGTCCGTTCGGCCCGGAGCAGGGGGTTCGACGCCGAACGCGCCCTCCGCGGGGCCGTCCGGCACTACCAGAACCGTTATCCGGAAACGTCCGCGCCCGGATCATGA
- a CDS encoding FtsB family cell division protein: MATRRPKVPRVTPPAQQSSAGSAGGDVIQADFGGSRSAHATHESGTGHEAKAAGRANGSGATSGVGSRTGAGSTGSTGSSATGAGAKGPGTKGTGANGPGTKGAGSAAGAASKPGAASKPGAATKASAGKPGSSRGKSGSSAVTAGEDNLDPVPAKAFSGRMLALAVVMVAITIMLAPTVKIFIDKRAEIAALESDISASKADQDSLKRQVSRWQDPNYVKQQARDRINMVMPGETGYWVFGSDLPAGASASQPSAAQTQDPADVPWVDSLWESIRRSATD; encoded by the coding sequence ATGGCTACCCGCCGTCCCAAAGTTCCCAGGGTGACCCCACCAGCACAGCAGTCCTCCGCCGGCTCCGCCGGGGGAGACGTCATCCAGGCGGACTTCGGCGGCTCCCGTTCGGCGCACGCCACCCATGAGTCCGGAACGGGACACGAAGCCAAGGCGGCGGGCAGGGCCAACGGCTCTGGTGCCACATCCGGCGTTGGTAGCAGGACGGGCGCGGGTTCCACCGGTTCCACGGGTTCGAGTGCCACGGGCGCCGGTGCGAAAGGCCCAGGCACGAAGGGCACAGGTGCGAACGGCCCAGGTACGAAGGGCGCAGGTTCGGCAGCTGGCGCGGCCTCAAAACCTGGCGCTGCCTCAAAACCTGGCGCGGCCACCAAAGCCAGCGCCGGGAAGCCGGGCAGCAGCCGCGGGAAGTCCGGATCGTCAGCCGTCACCGCAGGGGAAGACAACCTCGACCCCGTTCCTGCCAAGGCGTTCTCCGGCCGCATGCTGGCGCTGGCCGTGGTGATGGTTGCCATCACCATCATGCTGGCCCCCACCGTGAAGATCTTCATCGACAAGCGGGCGGAAATCGCGGCCCTGGAGTCGGACATCTCGGCCAGCAAGGCGGACCAGGACAGCCTCAAACGGCAGGTCTCGCGCTGGCAGGATCCCAACTACGTCAAGCAGCAGGCACGCGACCGCATTAACATGGTTATGCCGGGTGAGACCGGCTACTGGGTTTTCGGCAGCGACCTGCCGGCCGGCGCATCAGCCAGCCAGCCCAGTGCAGCACAAACACAAGACCCCGCCGACGTGCCCTGGGTGGATTCCCTCTGGGAGTCCATCAGGCGCTCGGCGACAGACTAG
- a CDS encoding NAD(P)/FAD-dependent oxidoreductase, whose product MATTPQLQDRPRVLVVGGGYVGLYVALKLQKKIANAGGIVTVVDPLPYMTYQPFLPEVAGGNIEARHAVVSHRQHLKQSELIQGRVVSIDHANRTAVVAPADGGDNFEVPYFDVVLSAGAITRTFPIKGLADKGIGLKTIEEAVALRNKVLDRIEVGSTMTDPAERARALTFVVVGGGFAGIECITEMEDLARAAVRNNPRVKQEEVRFVLVEAMGRIMPEVTAKQAEWVVEHLRSRGIEVLLNTSLDNAEGALKLINLPDKTLAQEFESDTLVWTAGVQANPMVRSTDFPLEPRGRVRVLPDLRISGDEGIIDNAWAAGDIAAVPDLTGSGLPDGTCVPNAQHALRQAKRLAKNLWASRWDKPLVDYKHKNLGAVAGFGEWKGVANINLLGRIGLKGPLAWLAHRGYHGMAMPTFERKFRVILNWILSFFAGRDTTQLLDLDNPRGAFVAAATPAPKPAAAAPAVPAPAEKAAAAAQGGAKDPVKAEAK is encoded by the coding sequence ATGGCAACCACCCCACAGCTCCAGGATCGTCCGCGTGTGCTCGTCGTCGGCGGCGGGTACGTCGGCCTCTACGTAGCCCTCAAACTGCAGAAGAAGATCGCGAACGCAGGCGGGATCGTCACCGTCGTCGATCCGCTGCCCTACATGACCTACCAGCCCTTCCTGCCGGAAGTTGCGGGCGGAAACATTGAGGCCCGCCACGCAGTGGTCTCCCACCGCCAGCACCTCAAGCAGAGCGAGCTCATCCAGGGCCGCGTCGTTTCCATCGACCACGCCAACCGCACGGCCGTGGTTGCCCCGGCTGACGGCGGCGACAACTTCGAGGTGCCCTACTTCGACGTCGTGCTCTCCGCCGGCGCCATTACCCGCACGTTCCCCATCAAGGGCCTGGCGGACAAGGGCATCGGCCTGAAGACCATCGAGGAAGCCGTTGCGCTGCGCAACAAGGTCCTTGACCGCATCGAGGTCGGCTCCACCATGACCGACCCCGCCGAACGCGCGCGCGCCCTCACCTTCGTAGTGGTGGGTGGCGGCTTTGCCGGCATCGAGTGCATCACGGAGATGGAAGACCTCGCCCGCGCTGCGGTCCGGAACAACCCTCGCGTCAAGCAGGAGGAAGTCCGCTTCGTCCTCGTCGAGGCCATGGGCCGCATCATGCCCGAGGTCACCGCGAAGCAGGCCGAATGGGTCGTGGAGCACCTCCGCAGCCGCGGCATCGAGGTCCTGCTGAACACGTCGCTGGACAACGCCGAGGGCGCCCTCAAGCTCATCAACCTGCCGGACAAGACGCTGGCCCAGGAATTCGAGTCCGACACCCTCGTGTGGACCGCCGGTGTCCAGGCCAACCCGATGGTCCGCTCCACCGACTTCCCGCTGGAACCCCGCGGCCGCGTCCGCGTCCTGCCGGACCTGCGCATCTCGGGTGACGAAGGCATCATCGACAACGCCTGGGCTGCCGGTGACATCGCCGCGGTTCCCGATCTGACGGGCTCTGGCCTGCCGGACGGCACGTGCGTTCCCAACGCCCAGCACGCGCTGCGCCAGGCCAAGCGCCTGGCCAAGAACCTGTGGGCTTCCCGCTGGGACAAGCCGCTCGTCGACTACAAGCACAAGAACCTCGGTGCCGTGGCCGGCTTCGGCGAGTGGAAGGGTGTTGCCAACATCAACCTGCTCGGCCGCATCGGGCTCAAGGGCCCCCTCGCCTGGCTGGCCCACCGCGGCTACCACGGCATGGCCATGCCGACCTTCGAGCGCAAGTTCCGCGTGATCCTCAACTGGATCCTGAGCTTCTTCGCGGGCCGCGACACCACGCAGCTGCTGGACCTGGACAACCCGCGCGGCGCCTTCGTGGCCGCCGCCACCCCGGCTCCGAAGCCGGCTGCTGCGGCTCCCGCCGTACCTGCGCCGGCTGAGAAGGCTGCGGCCGCTGCCCAGGGCGGCGCCAAGGATCCTGTCAAGGCTGAAGCCAAGTAA
- a CDS encoding adenosine deaminase codes for MTEPIVDAAPALDFDLKSLPKVSLHDHLDGGLRPATIIELAEAVGHTLPSTDPTALGEWFRESADSGSLVRYLETFDHTVAVMQTKEGLFRVAKEFVEDLADDGVVYGEVRWAPEQHLQNGLTLDEVVEAVQEGLEAGVEAVAETGREIQVGQLITAMRHADRGQEIAELAVRHRDKGAVGFDIAGAEDGFLPSRFRDAFTYLAENNFPATVHAGEAAGLDSIQSALVDGRALRLGHGVRIAEDIMVEFDEDDADDEDSDNIGLVTLGNLSSWIRDRGIPLEICPSSNLQTGAIAAFGEGIESHPLDMLYQLGFNVTINTDNRLMSGVTLTDEFELLVETFDYDLDDLLELTLNAAEASFLPLEEKEALVEYINDVYGDLG; via the coding sequence GTGACTGAGCCAATCGTTGACGCCGCCCCTGCCCTTGACTTCGACCTGAAGAGCCTGCCCAAGGTATCCCTTCACGACCACCTGGACGGCGGCCTGCGCCCTGCCACCATTATTGAGCTGGCGGAGGCCGTGGGGCACACCCTCCCGTCGACAGACCCGACAGCCCTGGGCGAATGGTTCCGCGAATCCGCCGACTCCGGCTCGCTGGTCCGCTACCTGGAAACGTTCGACCACACGGTCGCCGTCATGCAGACCAAGGAAGGTCTGTTCCGCGTCGCCAAGGAGTTCGTGGAGGATCTGGCGGACGACGGCGTGGTGTACGGCGAAGTGCGCTGGGCACCTGAGCAGCACCTCCAGAATGGACTGACCCTGGACGAGGTTGTCGAGGCGGTCCAGGAAGGACTCGAAGCCGGCGTGGAGGCTGTGGCCGAGACCGGCCGAGAGATCCAGGTGGGCCAGCTCATCACGGCCATGCGGCACGCTGACCGCGGCCAGGAAATCGCTGAACTCGCCGTTCGGCACCGCGACAAGGGCGCCGTCGGGTTCGACATTGCCGGCGCCGAGGACGGCTTCCTGCCGTCGCGCTTCCGCGACGCCTTCACCTACCTGGCCGAAAACAACTTCCCGGCCACCGTGCACGCCGGTGAAGCCGCCGGCCTGGACAGCATCCAGTCCGCCCTCGTTGACGGCCGCGCGCTGCGCCTTGGCCACGGTGTCCGCATCGCCGAGGACATCATGGTGGAGTTCGACGAGGACGACGCCGACGACGAGGACAGCGACAACATTGGCCTGGTCACCCTCGGCAACCTGTCCAGCTGGATCCGGGACCGCGGCATCCCCCTGGAAATCTGCCCGTCCTCCAACCTGCAGACCGGTGCCATTGCCGCGTTCGGTGAGGGCATTGAAAGCCACCCGCTGGACATGCTCTACCAGCTGGGCTTCAACGTCACCATCAACACGGACAACCGGCTCATGAGCGGCGTGACGCTCACCGATGAGTTCGAGCTCCTGGTGGAGACTTTCGACTACGACCTCGATGACCTGCTGGAGCTCACGCTCAACGCCGCCGAAGCGTCCTTCCTGCCCCTTGAGGAAAAGGAAGCCCTCGTGGAGTACATCAACGACGTGTACGGCGACCTTGGCTGA
- a CDS encoding DedA family protein: MEFINEAVLHAAGQWWIYPVLLMFFFVDGFAMVVPSETLIVALAAFSRHSGEPNLWILGLTALTGAMAGDNMAYMLGRKIGLERWKWMRRPRVQKVFGWARYELEKRGAVLIFTARYIPWGRVAVNYVAGTTGYPHRRFFLLDALACFTWVGYSIGIGLVASSFPWLHSNPLLGAGIAVVFAIILGIIIDHALRWWHKRLGRNDAHAAPEKSPAPEQGSIPEQTSRVA, translated from the coding sequence GTGGAGTTTATTAATGAGGCCGTGCTCCATGCAGCGGGTCAGTGGTGGATTTATCCCGTTCTGCTCATGTTCTTCTTCGTTGACGGGTTCGCGATGGTTGTCCCCAGCGAGACGCTCATCGTGGCGCTGGCGGCCTTTTCCCGGCACAGCGGCGAGCCCAACCTGTGGATCCTGGGCCTGACTGCGCTGACCGGCGCCATGGCCGGTGACAACATGGCCTACATGCTGGGCCGGAAGATCGGACTGGAGCGCTGGAAATGGATGCGCCGGCCCAGGGTGCAGAAGGTCTTCGGCTGGGCGCGCTACGAACTGGAGAAGCGCGGCGCCGTGCTGATCTTCACGGCGCGCTACATCCCGTGGGGGCGCGTGGCGGTGAACTACGTTGCCGGAACCACCGGATACCCGCACCGCAGGTTCTTCCTGCTGGACGCGCTTGCCTGCTTCACGTGGGTCGGTTACTCGATCGGGATCGGCCTCGTCGCCAGTTCCTTCCCGTGGCTCCACAGCAACCCGCTGCTGGGCGCCGGCATCGCCGTGGTGTTCGCCATCATTCTGGGCATCATCATTGACCACGCCCTCCGCTGGTGGCACAAGCGGCTCGGCCGCAATGATGCCCACGCTGCGCCGGAAAAGAGCCCGGCACCCGAACAGGGCAGCATCCCGGAACAGACCAGCCGCGTGGCTTAG
- a CDS encoding Ppx/GppA phosphatase family protein, with protein MTRVAAIDCGTNSIRLLIADIDRSNGTTKLTDVVREMRVVRLGQGVDATGELAPEALERTFAATADYAALIREYQATKVRFVATSASRDARNRQVFVDGIQNLIGVEPEVITGHEEAALSFAGASSVLPISAEDKVLVVDLGGGSTEFVLGDASGVIAARSVDIGCVRLTERHLTSDPPTAEQIAAAEADVDAAIAEARLDVPLERSTAVVGVAGSITTITAHALRLPEYLPGAIHGAELSISAVQAAATDLLQMTRAQRAELPYMHPGRVDVIGAGALVWRRILTRMGELSGGLIITATASEHDILDGIALSAEAPS; from the coding sequence ATGACCCGGGTGGCCGCCATCGACTGCGGAACCAACTCCATCCGCCTGCTCATCGCCGACATCGACCGCAGCAATGGGACCACGAAGCTCACCGACGTCGTGCGTGAAATGCGTGTGGTGCGGCTCGGCCAGGGCGTGGATGCCACCGGCGAGCTGGCGCCCGAAGCACTTGAGCGCACCTTTGCAGCGACGGCCGATTACGCCGCGCTCATCCGCGAGTACCAGGCCACGAAAGTCCGCTTCGTGGCCACCTCGGCCAGCCGGGACGCCCGGAACCGCCAGGTCTTCGTGGACGGCATCCAGAACCTCATTGGGGTGGAGCCGGAGGTGATCACCGGCCACGAGGAAGCTGCGCTTTCCTTCGCCGGCGCCAGCAGTGTGCTGCCCATCTCGGCAGAGGACAAGGTGCTGGTGGTGGACCTGGGCGGCGGTAGCACGGAGTTTGTGCTCGGCGACGCCAGCGGCGTGATCGCCGCAAGGTCCGTGGACATCGGCTGCGTCAGGCTCACCGAACGCCACCTCACATCGGACCCGCCCACCGCCGAGCAGATCGCCGCCGCGGAGGCCGACGTCGACGCCGCCATCGCCGAAGCGCGACTGGACGTTCCGCTGGAACGCAGCACCGCCGTCGTCGGGGTTGCCGGCTCCATCACCACCATCACGGCGCACGCGCTCAGGCTGCCCGAATACCTGCCGGGGGCCATCCACGGCGCAGAACTGTCCATCTCCGCCGTCCAGGCCGCGGCCACCGATCTGCTGCAGATGACGCGGGCGCAGCGGGCGGAACTGCCGTACATGCACCCCGGCCGGGTGGACGTCATCGGCGCAGGCGCGCTGGTCTGGCGGCGCATCCTCACCCGCATGGGCGAGCTCAGCGGCGGCCTCATAATTACGGCCACCGCCAGTGAGCACGATATTCTTGACGGAATTGCCCTGAGTGCCGAGGCACCGAGTTAA
- a CDS encoding DUF501 domain-containing protein produces the protein MDDNTATAPGDSRQPSAQDLDVLSRQLGRPVRDVVEIPARCVCGNPLVAATSPRLSNGTPFPTTFYLTHPVITSAVSRLEASGLMNDMNDRLAADEPLAASYRAAHEAYLAARAEIGARSGIGDVPEIDGVSAGGMPTRVKCLHVLVGHSLAAGPGVNPLGDEAIAAIGEWWTADRCYCEGAWDTAGEAPSRDLSRHGPQGLPDIVGRPAPVRRSKTDEAAGAGSTTDATTTEAGA, from the coding sequence GTGGACGACAACACGGCAACCGCCCCCGGAGACTCCCGGCAACCATCGGCACAGGACCTCGATGTGCTCAGCCGCCAGCTGGGGAGGCCGGTGCGCGACGTTGTGGAAATCCCGGCGCGCTGCGTCTGCGGGAACCCGCTTGTGGCCGCAACATCCCCGCGCCTCAGCAACGGAACTCCCTTCCCCACCACTTTTTACCTGACGCACCCCGTCATCACGTCCGCGGTCTCCCGGCTTGAGGCATCCGGCCTCATGAACGACATGAACGACCGGCTTGCCGCGGACGAGCCGCTGGCTGCCTCCTACCGCGCGGCCCACGAGGCCTACCTGGCTGCCCGTGCCGAAATCGGGGCACGGTCGGGAATCGGCGACGTCCCGGAGATCGACGGCGTCTCCGCCGGCGGCATGCCCACCCGCGTCAAGTGCCTGCACGTCCTGGTGGGACACTCGCTGGCCGCCGGGCCGGGCGTGAATCCGCTGGGCGACGAAGCCATCGCGGCCATCGGTGAATGGTGGACCGCCGACCGCTGCTACTGCGAGGGTGCCTGGGACACGGCCGGCGAAGCGCCGTCCAGGGACCTCAGCCGCCACGGCCCGCAGGGGTTGCCGGACATCGTCGGCCGGCCGGCGCCCGTCCGCAGATCCAAGACTGACGAAGCGGCGGGGGCCGGATCCACGACAGACGCAACCACAACGGAGGCGGGCGCATGA
- the eno gene encoding phosphopyruvate hydratase, giving the protein MALIDAIHAREILDSRGNPTVEVEVLLSDGQIGRAAVPSGASTGEHEAVELRDGDKGRYLGKGVQKAVDAVIDQIAPALTGFDATDQRSIDQAMIDLDGTANKGKLGANAILGVSLAVANAAAASADLPLYKYLGGPNAHVLPVPLMNILNGGSHADSDVDIQEFMIAPIGAETFSEGLRWGVEVYHNLKSVLQQKGLSTGLGDEGGFAPNLPSNRAALDLIQEAIQNAGYTPGTDIALALDVASSEFFKDGAYQFEGKALSAAEMSAYYAELVADYPLVSIEDPLDENDWEGWKILTDTIGDKVQLVGDDLFVTNPERLQQGIDAATANSLLVKVNQIGSLTETLDAVSLAQRSGYTTITSHRSGETEDTTIADIAVATNAGQIKTGAPARSERVAKYNQLLRIEEELDDAARYAGRSAFPRFKA; this is encoded by the coding sequence ATGGCGCTTATCGATGCCATCCACGCCCGCGAGATCCTCGATTCCCGTGGCAACCCCACCGTCGAAGTTGAAGTTCTCCTCTCCGACGGCCAGATCGGCCGCGCTGCCGTTCCGTCCGGTGCATCCACCGGCGAGCACGAAGCCGTTGAACTGCGCGACGGCGACAAGGGCCGCTACCTCGGCAAGGGTGTCCAGAAGGCCGTTGACGCCGTCATCGACCAGATCGCACCGGCCCTGACCGGCTTCGACGCCACCGACCAGCGCAGCATCGACCAGGCGATGATCGACCTGGACGGCACCGCCAACAAGGGCAAGCTCGGCGCCAACGCGATCCTCGGCGTCTCCCTGGCAGTTGCCAACGCCGCAGCAGCCTCCGCCGACCTGCCGCTGTACAAGTACCTGGGCGGCCCGAACGCCCACGTCCTGCCCGTTCCGCTGATGAACATCCTCAACGGCGGCTCGCACGCGGATTCCGACGTCGACATCCAGGAATTCATGATCGCCCCGATCGGCGCCGAGACCTTCTCCGAAGGTCTGCGCTGGGGCGTCGAGGTGTACCACAACCTCAAGTCCGTGCTGCAGCAGAAGGGCCTCTCCACCGGCCTTGGCGACGAGGGCGGCTTCGCCCCGAACCTGCCGTCCAACCGCGCTGCCCTGGACCTGATCCAGGAAGCCATCCAGAACGCCGGCTACACCCCGGGCACCGACATCGCCCTGGCCCTGGACGTCGCCTCCTCCGAGTTCTTCAAGGACGGTGCCTACCAGTTCGAGGGCAAGGCCCTGAGCGCCGCCGAGATGAGCGCCTACTACGCCGAGCTCGTTGCCGACTACCCGCTGGTTTCCATCGAGGACCCGCTGGACGAAAACGACTGGGAAGGCTGGAAGATCCTCACCGACACCATCGGTGACAAGGTCCAGCTGGTGGGCGACGACCTGTTCGTCACCAACCCCGAGCGCCTGCAGCAGGGCATCGACGCCGCCACGGCGAACTCCCTGCTGGTCAAGGTCAACCAGATCGGCTCCCTGACCGAAACCCTGGACGCCGTTTCCCTGGCCCAGCGCTCCGGTTACACCACCATCACCTCGCACCGCTCCGGCGAAACCGAGGACACCACGATCGCCGACATCGCCGTTGCCACCAACGCCGGGCAGATCAAGACCGGTGCCCCGGCCCGCTCCGAGCGCGTTGCCAAGTACAACCAGCTGCTGCGCATCGAAGAGGAACTCGACGACGCCGCACGCTACGCCGGACGCAGCGCGTTCCCGCGTTTCAAGGCCTAG
- a CDS encoding N-acetyltransferase, producing the protein MTGEKNLQTLLASMLPVVREGEYVYALWPHGKPLAGHIEAAVREAEGLTVVLPRAEADALGLPYDFVAAWITLEVHSALEAVGLTAAVSRALTQARISCNVLAGFHHDHLLVPVGDSARALEALSELSAASAPEPEPVRELVLRSEQPGDRDAVLALTAEAFAVSPVTGLPVEGEPVEVRVLRELFVAEEYLPEFSIVAELDGEIVGHVISTRAWVEDLELLGLGPIGVTPRLQRHGIGSALMHETVVRANAAGEKGIALLGSTDYYPRFGFVPASTLGVEAPDGNWGDLFQLLPLALWPGGVHGTFRYAGPLAAL; encoded by the coding sequence ATGACGGGTGAAAAGAACCTCCAGACGCTCCTTGCCTCGATGCTTCCGGTAGTCCGGGAAGGGGAGTACGTCTACGCTCTTTGGCCGCACGGCAAGCCGCTGGCGGGGCACATCGAAGCCGCCGTCCGGGAAGCCGAGGGGCTCACGGTGGTCCTGCCCAGGGCCGAAGCGGATGCGCTGGGGCTGCCCTACGATTTCGTCGCGGCCTGGATCACCCTGGAGGTCCACTCGGCACTGGAAGCGGTGGGCCTGACCGCGGCGGTCAGCAGGGCGCTTACCCAGGCCCGGATCAGCTGCAACGTGCTCGCAGGGTTCCACCACGACCATTTGCTGGTGCCCGTGGGTGACTCGGCCCGGGCGCTGGAGGCCCTGTCCGAACTTTCAGCCGCCAGCGCCCCCGAGCCCGAGCCGGTGCGGGAACTGGTGCTCCGCAGCGAGCAGCCCGGGGACCGCGACGCCGTCCTTGCCCTTACCGCCGAAGCCTTTGCCGTTTCTCCGGTCACCGGACTGCCCGTGGAGGGCGAGCCTGTTGAGGTCAGGGTGCTCCGCGAACTGTTCGTCGCCGAGGAGTACCTGCCGGAGTTCAGCATCGTCGCCGAACTCGACGGCGAGATCGTCGGGCATGTGATCAGCACCCGGGCGTGGGTGGAGGACCTTGAACTGCTGGGGCTCGGGCCTATTGGCGTGACGCCCCGGCTGCAGCGCCACGGCATCGGCTCGGCGCTGATGCACGAAACCGTCGTCCGTGCCAACGCCGCGGGGGAGAAGGGCATCGCGCTGCTCGGAAGCACCGACTACTATCCCCGGTTCGGCTTCGTCCCGGCGTCGACGCTGGGAGTCGAGGCACCGGACGGGAACTGGGGCGACCTCTTCCAGTTGCTGCCCCTTGCCCTGTGGCCCGGCGGGGTCCACGGGACGTTCCGGTACGCTGGGCCCTTGGCCGCCCTCTGA